A segment of the Desulfitobacterium dehalogenans ATCC 51507 genome:
ACTATCAGAAAGTATAAACTTGCGTTATATACTTTCTAAGCATAAGGGCAACCAACGACTTCGCTTCACTGGAGGTATGGGTTAAAGGCTCGGCGAAGCCGGGTTTTCTTTAACGGATATTGAAATTTAAGGAGGATACTATTTTGGAAAAAGCAGATCTACTTCGCGCCTTTAATGTTAATATCGATCTGGCCGTTGAAGCCCATGAATTATTGAGGGGAGATGCGGAAACCGAGATACCGGGTGTGAGCATGGAGAAAGAAGAACTTGAACATGCCACTGTGACAACGATTAAAATTTTGAATGAGCAAGGGATTCAGGAAATGGGACGCCCCAAAGGAACCTATATCACCATCGACGTCCCGGAGGTTCATGACAACAATTACTTAATCCACCAGGATATTACCAAGACCCTCTCCGATAAACTTTCTGAGTTAATGAACTTACCCGAAGAAGCCAGCATTCTCTTAGTCGGCTTGGGCAATTGGAATGCCACTCCCGATGCTTTAGGTCCTCAAGTTATTGATAAAAGTCTTGTAACTCGTCATTTATTTAATTATACACCGGAAGAACTGCGGGGCAAACTGCGGAAAGTCAGCGCTATAGCTCCCGGAGTTCTGGGTATCACCGGCATCGAAACAGCCGAAATCATTCGCGGCATCGTGGAACATGTTAAGCCCGATCTGGTGATCGCCATCGATGCTTTAGCCGCAGGCTCCCTGGAACGTATCGGGACGAGCATCCAAATCTCCGATACGGGAATTTCGCCGGGTGCCGGTGTAGGGAATCGCCGCACAGGAATCAATGAAGAGACCTTAGGTTGCCGAGTCATCGCCATCGGTCTTCCTACTGTCATGAATGCTGCGATCATCGCCAACAATTGTCTGGAATCCCTTCTGGATGAGTTAAAGACCAGTCCATCTCTTTACCGGCTTTACAAAGAATTCAGCCCCAAATCCTTTGAGCAGATTCTGGAAAAAGCTCTGTATCCCTATCACAACAATCTCATGGTCACTCCCAAAGAAATCGATTCCCTGATTGAGACCACCGCCCGGATTATCGCCGGAGCTTTAGGCATGAGCCTCCATCCCGGTATCAGCGTCGAGGAATATCAGATGTATATGCAATAACAAGAAGAGAGCGATAACTTCGCTCTCTTTTGCTGAATCCATACTATTAGGTATTAGGGAACTTCTTATGCTTACGATTTGCGATGCCGATTTCCTGAGCCACTTCATACTTGAATTGCTCTAAAGCAGCACTGAGTACAGGTTGATTTGTTTGTTTGGTATCTGCCATACGTAAGCCCTCCTCTTATTTTCTTTAATTTTAGGGCAGACCTACATCGCCGCCCTAATCAATTTACTTCACTTTACTTTTATTATCTTCTAAGAAGGTCATAATATTCCCGACAATAGCTGGTGAAGCTGGAATTTAATGAAGACCAATGTCTTCTAAAGAAAAAAATTGATCGCATTCTTGCCATACTCTGGGATAGCGGTCAGGGTGGGCGAGAACTTTTTGTGCCAATTGATAAGCCTGTTCCACAAGACGCCCATCACGGGACAAATCTGCCAGACGTAATTCCATAATCCCATGCTGCCTTGTCCCCAGCAATTCTCCTGCTCCCCGGATCTTTAAGTCTTCTTCGGCAATCTTAAAGCCATCCTGAGTCTCACAAAGAACATCGAGACGGCGGCTGCTTTTCGCATCGGACAAGAGGAAACAATAGGACTGCTCCCCGCCCCTGCCCACTCTTCCTCTGAGCTGGTGCAACTGGGCTAAACCAAAGCGTTCCGCTCCTTCGATGACCATCACGGTAGCATTGGGAACATTGACTCCCACTTCCACCACAGTAGTGGAGACCAGGATATCTACTTCCCCTTTCTGGAAGGCCGCCATGATCTCTTCTTTTTGAACCCCTTTCATACGGCCGTGAAGCAAACTTATCCGGCGGTTAGGGAACCGCTCCTGCAAGGATTCAAACCGCTCTGTAGCCGAAATCAGATCTACGTTTTCCGATTCTTCCACGAGAGGACATACCACATAGATTTGTCGGCCCTTTTCCATCTGCTCTTCCATAAACTTTTCCAGGCTTGACCGACCCCGTTCCGTTAATTTTCGCGTCATGATGGGCTTACGGCCCTGGGGCATTTCATCCAAAGCGGAGAGCTGGAGATCGCCATAGAGGGTCAGGGCCAATGTCCGGGGAATCGGAGTGGCGGTAAGAACCAGGACGTGAGGATTCTCACCTTTGGTCTGGAGGGAAGTTCTCTGCTTCACTCCAAAACGATGCTGTTCATCGGTAATGGCTAATCCCAGGGAGTGAAATTGAACACTTTCTTGGATTAATGCATGAGTTCCGACGATGACATGAGCTTTGCCGTAGGCTATTTCGGCAAGAATCTTATCCCTTTCACTTTTGGTCTGACTGCCCAAAAGGCAAACAACATGAAGCCCAAGGGGGTTAAAGGCAGCCTCCAGAGATTGGTAATGCTGTAAGGCTAAAATCTCAGTGGGAGCCATCATAGCACCCTGGTAGCCTGAACCTACAGCCATCAATAAGGCTGCCATAGCCACTGCCGTCTTGCCTGAGCCCACATCTCCCTGGACCAGACGGGCCATACCCTGTGTATTGGCCATATCCCGAAAGATTTCTTCAATTACCCGCTTTTGGGCATGGGTCAGTTCAAAGGGCAAGTTCGCGAAAAACTTCTGAACCAAGCTCTCTCCGCCCTTGAGCTGAGGGCTGTTTTCCCTTTGTACCCCAGCTCTTAAGCGTGCGACGGCCAGTTGCAGAAAAAGGACCTCTTCAAAAACCAATCGTTCACGTGCCTGACCCAAACTGTGGAGGGACCGGGGAAAATGAATCTCTTGATAGGCCTGGGCACGGAGAACCCATCCTTTTCCTTCCTCTGGAGGTAAAAACTCGGGAAACAGCTCCGGAGCCTGATCTAAAACTCCCTGAACAATGCTTCGTATCACTTTGGAGGAAAGCCGGGCTGTTTCGGAATAGACGGGAACGATACCCGCCGGCTGTGCTGCTCCCGCCTTTTGAATATCGGTAGCCTGGATTTCAGGAACCCGCTGCTGCCACCGGACCTTTCCCGTAACAATAACGGGCGTTCCTACGGGGAATTGTTTGAGGATATAGGTTTGGTTAAACCAGACTCCGTAGACTAAGCGGCCATCCTGCTCAATGCTGAGCTTAACCACCTTCATCTTACCCCTGGCGATTTGCCCGGCCACTACTTTTCCAGCAACGGATGCGAATTCTCCATCCTTAAGTTCCCCAATACGGCGCAAACTTCTGTCTTCATAACGACGGGGAAAATAAAAAAAGAGATCCTTTACCGTATGTAAACCGATTTGGGCCAGGAGCTTCGCCCGTTCCGGCCCCACTCCTTTAAGAAACTGCAAAGAGCGGGGTGGAGTGGGCCTGGTGAGTCTCTCTTTTTTATCGGAGCCGGGGGGCTCGGAGGCAGGGGGGATATCCGATGGCTTCGGTTGTTGCGGTTGTTTAGATATGCCTGGCCCGCCATATTCCAGGTTTACAGGTTTCAAGGAATCATAAACCGGAGGAGCTTGGCCTTGAGCCTCTAATTCCTCATGTTCTTCGATAAAGCGGCGAAGATGGGCTAAAGCCTGACGGCGCTGTAAAGGGCTCCAGTCCTTATAGTGGTTGGTAATATCCTTAAGTACATTAAAATCTCCGTCCTTCTCCAATTGCTCCAAGCGACTGAGAATCCCTTTTAAAAAGAGATGAAATCCACCGATGACTCCCGTATTGCAGCAGCCTTGTTTTTCTTCTGCGGCAATCGCTCGTTGGAGATGATTCAGGACTATTTTTCCTTGGTTTCCGATCATAAGAATTCCGCCTGAATTCTTTGCCCGGTTGGGGTGATGGCTAATCCTCCCTGAGCCGTTTCCCGGAGAGAACAGGGCATACTTTTACCGATTTCGTTCATGGCATCAATGACTTCGTCTAAAGGAATCGCACTTTCTATTCCAGCCAAAGCCATCTCCGCTGCGGTAAGAGCCACTGTGGCTGCGGTAGCATTGCGTTTGACACAGGGGACTTCCACAAGACCGGCTACAGGGTCACAAACCAGACCTAGGAAGGATTTGATAGCTATGGCTGCAGCGTGGACACAAGCTTTGGGGCTCCCCCCTGCCAATTCTGCTGCTGCCGCTGCGGCCATTCCCGCAGCGGAGCCGATCTCGGCCTGGCACCCACCTTCCGCTCCTGAGACATTGGCCCGGTCGGCAATGATCATGCCGATTCCGGCAGCACAAAAAAGGGCCGTCACCACTTCTTCCTCGGAAGATCCAAGGGCTTCCTCAGCAGTTAGAAGTACTGCCGGAAGTACACCACAGGACCCGGCCGTAGGAGATGCCACGATTTTACCCATACTGGCATTGACCTCCACCACCGCTAAGGCTCTGGCGATAGCTCCATTGACTCGCTCTCCGATTAAGCTCTTTCCTGATCGACGTAGAGTTTCTACTTTAAGGGCTTCCCCGCCCACCAATCCTGATAAGGACTTTCTTTCTCCCGTCAGTCCGCTTTGAACAGCTTCCCTCATAACCTGAAGATTGACGGCCATTCTTTTTCTTAACTCATCCTGACTTTTCTCTGCCTCTTCAGCTTGCTCCTTCAAGACGATTTCGCCAAGCGTCTTCCCTTCTTCTTCAGCCAGGGCTAGATAATCCATGGTGGAACGCATGAACTTCCCTCCTAATACACCCTTCGGTAGTTAGTTATTTGTATAAAAACAAGGATTGATCTGAATACCATTATTCCAGGGGTTCTATAGCCATGGCCTGGTTCACAGCCGGAAGCTTCTTGATCAGAGCCAAGGCTGCCGGATCGATGGCTTGATCCGTCTCAATAATCATCAGAGCGTGAGCCCCTTTTTTCTCCCTGGAAACTCGCATTTGGGCGATATTGATCTGAGTTGAGGCGATCAAGGAAGTGACCTGGGCTACCACACCGGGCAGATCCTTTTGCAGAACCACTAAGGTATGATAATCCCCCATGATCTCTACCTTAAATTGATCAATTCCGCCAATGATTATCCGGCCGCCGCCTATGGAGGAACCCACGACTTCCACCTCTTGTCCCGCCTTGGCTTTTAACCTGATCTTGACAGTATTGGGATGCACATCTCCCAAGTCTCCCGTATTAAAACTAACGGCGATTCCCTGCTCTTTAGCAATCTCTAAGGCTTGGGGGATCCTTTCGTCGTCCGTATGCATTCCTAAAAGTCCGGCAGCCAAAGCGAGATTTGTCCCGTGCCCCTTGCCGGTCTCCGCAAAGGAGCCATGAAGGGTTAACACAGCTTCAATGATCTGACCGCCGCATATCTTTCTGGCCATGGCCCCCAGCCGTACCGCTCCTGCAGTATGTGAGCTGGAGGGACCGACCATAACCGGGCCGATCAAATCAAAAACGGTACTCCGTCCCATAGCAATCTCTCCCTACTCATCGTCTTGGTCTTCATTGTAAAAACCCCTCCGGATGGCTCCGGAGGGTATTGTTCATTGCCTATTATTCTACCCCGAAAATATAATAATACAGGGGTTGATGGCCGGGATAAAGCTCCAGCTCGATATGGGGAGCTTCAGCTTCAATCCATGCTCTAAGCTCTTCAGCTTGTTCTTCGGAAACGTCTTCACCGTAGAAAACCGTAAGCAAATCATGTTCTTTCCAATTCATTTTGCTCAAGGTCTCTTGGGCGACCTGAAGGCGTTCTTTTCCCGTAACTTGGATAATATCTTCAACCAGGCCCAGGATATCCCCTGCTTTGATCTCTAAGTCACCAAACTGAGAATCCCGGACAGCATAAGTGACTTCTCCTGATTTGATCAGGGACAGCCCCTCTTCCATATTCCTGGCATTCTCATCAGCCTCACCATAAGGATTATAATTGACTAAGGCGGAAATACCCTGAGGGATGGATTTGGTCGGGATAATAAACACATTGCGATCTGTAACAATATCTTGAACTTGGCGGGCAGCCATCACGATATTGCCGTTGTTAGGCAAAATATAAACATTTTTAGCGGGAACCTTGCGAACCGCTTCCACTAAATTCTCCGTGCTGGGATTCATAGTTTGGCCGCCAAAAATGACTTCATCCACACCTAAGCTTTTAAAGACCTCTGCAATCCCTTCACCCATGGCTACCGCCACGATACCGTGCTCTTTCTCTTCCCTGGAGCCAGGTTCTTGCTCTTGACCGGTTCTTTCCAGGTTTTCCTCCGGAATTTCTTCCATCTTTTGAGCATGGGCCATCGCTTCATTTTGGGCTAACATATTATGAATCGCTACCTCATGAAGGGATCCCCATCGGATGGCATAATCCAAAATCTGTCCAGGATTCTTGACATGAACGTGAATCTTTACCACTTCTTCTGTGCCTACAACCAAAAGGGAATCTCCACGCGCCATTAAGTCTTCACGAATTTTTTCAACTTGGAGGTTCTTGCCTTTAACTAAGAATTCCGTACAATATGGGAACTCCAGATCCTCTACTGCAGTAATTCCCCGCATCATTTGGGGTTCAGCTTGTGGAGCGGAGCGAACTTCCTCCTCTTCAATCTCCTGGCCTTCCAGTGCTGCAATCCAACCACTCAATATAATGAGAAACCCTTGCCCTCCAGCGTCCACCACCCCGGCTTGCTTCAAGGTGGGAAGCATATCCGGTGTTTTCTCCAGGGTAAGCTGTCCGCGCATATAGGCATCCTTCAGAACCTTCAAAGGATCTGAGCCTTGTTTGGCGCTGCTTTGTGCCCCTTTCGCCACTTCCCGGGCTACCGTCAGAATAGTTCCCTCAACAGGTTTCATTACGGCTTTATAGGCAGTGTCTACACCCATCTGTAATGCCTGGGCGATTTGCTGCCCGCCGGCTTGTTTATGCCCCTCAAGACCTTTAGCAATACCCCGCAGAAGCTGGGATAAAATAACCCCGGAGTTCCCACGAGCGCCCATCAGGGAACCCATAGAGACTGCAGCAGCGACTTCAGCTATGGTCGCCCCCGAAGTCTTATCGGCATCCTTCACAGCCGATTGAATCGTAAAATTCATATTCGTTCCGGTATCACCATCAGGTACGGGGAAAACATTCAATGCATCCACATCATGCTTCTTACGTTCCAATGCTCTCGCACCGGAGCGCATCATTTGTTTCCACTGTTGTCCTGTAATCATATTGCCTATATCTCCATTCAAAATAATCCCCCTACTCTTCAGAACCTATTCCAAGACACGGACACCTTGGACATTGACATTGACTTGCGCTACCTTTAGGCCGGTTAGATTTTCAGTGGTATAGCGAACCCTTTCTATAACATTGGCAGCCACCTCAGAAATCTTAACTCCATAACCTACAATAATATACAAATCAATGACGACCTGATTATCATCGATGGATACGACAACTCCACGGGCTAAATTTTCGCGGCCCAGGAGCTCGGAGAACTTATCCGAAGATTTTCGGGAAGCCATCCCCACAAGACCATAACATTCGACTGCAGCAGCGCCGGCTATCGTCGCAATAACCTCTTCAGAGATATCGATTTTCCCCAAATTATTATTAATCTCTTTACCCATATACAAGGACCTCCCTTTATCGGCATGTGTCCATATCGTCACTATTTTACCAAGTATTAATGAAATGTTCAAAGAAAATTATGCTAATACGCAATTAATATTATATCTACGGTTTTATTATATTCAACTTGTACAGTTTTTGGATATATTTCAGGGAAATAAAGCCGGTAAAAAAGATTTAACTATCTTTCAACGAAAAGGTTCGGAAAAACCTTGCCAATCCAGTAAACATTTGATAGAATACATAGGTATCATTTCCGGTGTAAAGGAGGTAAGAGCATGGCTAATGTATGTGCTATTTGCGGAAAAGGGGTTGCTTCAGGTATTCAGGTCAGCCACTCCCATATCCGGACAAAGCGGACTTGGAAACCTAACCTGCAAAGGGTTCACGCCATCGTCAACGGCACTCCGACCCGGATCAGTGTTTGCACCAGATGCTTACGTTCCGGTAAAGTTCAACGTGCAGTATAATGTCTCAATTCCATCACATATAATGTAAACTTGGCTGATATCGTTATAACGGTATCAGCTTTAGTTTTTTAGAGCCCGAGGAAACTCGAGCTCTTTTCCTTTTAGCTTGCCCCCAAAAAGATCCTATAAGCTAATTCTCCAGGATTTTGCTTTACACCGGTCGCTCCATAAGCTGCGCGGACAAAACTAACGCTCAAGCCCTCCGCTGCGTCGGGTGCACCTGCGCCGCTAAGTAATCTCCGTGGCGTGGCGGCTTGGGCGAAACCCTCACCCGGGTTTCGTGGCTAAATCGGCTCCTCGAAAGCACTGCTTTCGCACTTGTTCTCATAGCCGGTTGGAAACGTCCTGTTTCCAACCTTTCTCCGCTGCATGCTTTTCGCGAAGTTTTGTTTCTGCTCGCTTAAATCCGCTCTCTTCTGTAAAGCAAAATCCTTGGGCTGCTTTTCGGGTTTTTACGTTCGTGCATGCGGGGCTTTGTAGGGTAAGTTACGCGACGAGCAGCTTTTTCCGTCTTTACCGACGCCGCTTGAGCGGCATGGTCGGCTATTCGCCCGGGAAGGCCTCCAAAGAGTGACCCAAAGAACCTTAAGTGTAGCTTACATCAAGCCCAAAACAGGGCTGAAAAGAGCCAAAAGACCCTCAAGTGTAGCTTTACGCACAAAAGCGAACGAATTTAGCGGAGGGGCGTCCGGGTGAACAAGGCTTTCTTAACATAGGCGAGCCACCGGTTTACATGCAGAAAGCAGCGGGGTTTGGCTCGACTGTTAAGAAAGCGAGTGAACCAGCCCCGGAGCTATGGAGTGAGTGTTGTGCGTAAAGCTACACGACCCCAGCGGCTTCTTCACTTCACCGATGACGCCATCGCATGAAGCTCTACTTCACCTGCTCATAAAGCTCACGCAGATCCTCTTCGTTGAAACGGTAATGCTCATTGCAGAAATGGCACACGAGCTCAGCCTGTTTGTCCTCGAGAAGTTCTTCAAAGCCTTCTTTCCCGATACTGATCAATGTCTCGCTTACCCGTTCTTTGGAGCAGGTGCATTTGTATTGCACCGGCCTTTTTTCCAGAACACGATAGTCCAGATCTCCTATGAGCTCCCGGACTAATTCTTCCATAGTGGTACTGTCTGCAGCAATTTGACTGATACCTTGAATCCGAGCCAGCAGTGCTTCCAGAGCTTGGACACTCTCTTCAGAGGCATTCGGTAATAATTGGAACAGCATTCCGGCAGCTCCAGCCACATGGGAATCCTTCCCTACCATCACGCCCAGAAGGGCGGCGGATCGTACCTGCTCAGAATTAAGCAGATAATGAACCAAATCATCGGCAATTTCTCCACTGACCAAGGGAACCATCCCTGTATAGCTTTCCCCATTGGCCAGGCTGCGGCTTACCACAAATTCTCCGGCACCTACGGCACCGGATACATCCAGTTTCCCTTTAGAGTTTAAAGGGAGCTCCACCTGAGGTTCCTGAACATAGCCTCGAACCTCTCCTTGAGGGTTGCCTACGGCAACCACCCCTCCCAAAGGGCCATCCCCAAGAAGCCGTAAGGTAATGGCCTCCTCTGCTTTCATCGAGCTGGCCAGGAGCAAGGATGCTCCCATAAGCCGTCCTAATGCCGCGGTGGCTACAGGTGTTGTGTGATGGCGGTTAGCCGCCTCTTCCACAGTGTTGGTCATCCCTACGGCAACCCAGCGAACCTCTCCATTTCCCAGGGTGCCCAGCCATAATTCATCTGAATATTTGTTGTTCATCTTTTCTATCAACCTCATTCAACACAATTGCTTTATTCGTAAACACAAGTTCTTTGTCCATTGATCACTATGGATGGACCGAATTAAAACCCACGAATCATCTTATGTTATCAGGGCTCAACATGACGATCAGAGCCGTTCCTTCCGAGACTTCTACTATTGCATCTTCCCCCAAAAAAACATTGCTTATCCCTCGGGGAGATTCTTGATACAAAATCTCTTGATAAAGAGGATAATAGAGGCCCTCGGTCCGCACGACGGCCTTTTCCGTCACAGGTATAACCGATACTTTTTGCCCTTTTTTCCCTATCAATTTTCCTTGCCCCTCCAAGAGCCAAAGCTCTTGATCAGGCCCTTTCATGCGAATCCGAAATCCTCTTTTTAAGAAGCCCCGCAAAAGAAAGAGATTCCCCAACAAATGATCGATTCGCCCTCCAATTGCCCCCAGCAAAAAGATCTCTTTGATCTCCTGGTCTTGCGATCCTGCCTTTTCCTCCTGCTCAATTAGTTTGGCAGCATACTCCAAAGCCAGCTCCAGGTCTGTCTCATCTTTTTCGGCGGGATAGCTAAGGATAGCAGTTCCCTTTTTACGACAGATTTCCATGGTCTCAGGCTCAGTGGAATCGAGATCACCGACCAAAGCATCCGGAATATAGTCCGCTTGGACGATATGATTCCCCCCACCGTCCGCCGCGATAAGCCGGTCATAAGAAGCCAGCTCCCGTTTACCCCATTCCTGATCCCATTCTCCATTGGCTACTACGGCAATTCTCACCTTACGTCACCCCTTATAACCTTGGGCGGCTTCCCGGAGCTCTTGAACTGCTCGGGCTGGATCAGGATGGGCAAATACCGCCGCCCCGGCAACCAGGACATTGGCCCCGGCTTTGACCACAGCAGGAGCCGTGTCAAGATTGATTCCTCCATCTACCTCAATTGCGCAGGAAGATTGCATCTGATCGAGATGCCGATGAAGAATTTCGATCTTGGGAAGAACCGCGGGGATAAACTTCTGCCCCCCAAAGCCCGGATTAACGCTCATAATCAAAACCATATCCAATTCATCGAGGATGTACTTAAGCCCATCCAGAGGTGTAGCCGGATTAATGGAAACCCCTGCGGTAAGACCCAATCCCTTAATCTGTTGGATAGCACGATGGATATGAGGCGTTGCTTCCAAATGTACAGTAATATGATCCGCCCCGGCTTTAGCAAATTCCTCAATATAGCGTTCCGGATTCTCAATCATTAAATGAACATCGAAGCGCATCTTAGAATGAGGCCGCAGAGCTTTAACCACTAAAGGACCAATCGTAATGTTGGGGACAAAATGCCCATCCATCACATCAATATGTAAGACCTCAGCCCCTGCTTTCTCTACTAAGGCGACTTGATCCCCTAAACGGGCAAAGTCTGCCGATAAAATGGATGGTGCAATTTTTATCATCCTAATATCTCCTCTCAGCTGCAATAACTTCCTCTAAAAACTGACAATAGTGTTCATAGCGGGATTGTTGAATTTCTCCTGCTTCCATCGCAGCTTTTACTGCGCAATTCGGCTCCTTATGATGCTGGCAATCCGCAAAGCGGCATTCTCCTGCATCCTGAAACTCCCTGAAATAATCCGTCAGTTCTTCCCGCTTCATATGGGGAAGATAGAGAGAAGAGAACCCAGGGGTATCGGCCAACAGCCCTTCCCCGCAAACCATAAGTTCCACATGGCGGGTCGTATGACGGCCGCGTTTCAGCTTGCGGCTGACATCCCCGGTTTTTAGTTCCAAGCCGGGGGATAAGGCATTCACAAGGCTGGACTTCCCTACACCGGAAGGACCTGCCAGAACGTTCACCTTGCCGTTGATATGCTCTTGCAATTCAGCCAATCCTTCCCCGGTCTTTGTGGACACCTTGACCAGCTCATATCCCAGCTCCCGATAGAAATCCAACCCATCTGCCGGAAAGGTATTTCCCGCAGTGTTTTTTTCCTCCAGGCTCCCTAAGTCGATTTTATTTAATATGATAATGGGTTTAATCTGAGATGCTGCAACTTGAACGATGAGCCGATCGAGCAAGTTCAGATCAGGCGTAGGAGACACACAGGCAAAGACAAGAAAGGCCTGATCCACATTGGCTATGGTCGGCCTAACCAAGGAGTTACGGCGAGTCTCCACTTCTTCAATCGTTCCTTTATTCCCTGTTCCCGGTAAAATCTTCACCCGGTCTCCCGGCAGAAATTCTTGATTGCGAATGCGAAAGCGACCGCGCAGGGAACATTCCCATACCCGGCCTTCCGCAAACACATAATAAAATCCACTGTATCCCTTGAGTAATATTCCAGAAATCATGCGTTCATTTTTACCCCTTCTAAAAGAGTCCTGGCACTTTATTTTTTACTACATCTATGGATTAAATTTATCCAGCTTGGCTACATGACCCAAAACGACTGGATTAAAGGCTATCGGCCCCGGGCCCCGGGAGATGATGATCTTGACGGTATCCCCTTTATTAACCAGTTCACCCGGTCTCGGAACAGTATCCATCACCACATCCGGGGGGTATTCGGTAGAATTCACACTATCTCCCAATACCACGACCAATTCATATTGCTTTAAAATCGCTTGAGCGTGATCCGATGATTGTCCAATAACGCTGGGCAAAGGCGTCGGTTTGTCCACTTTTCCAGCGCTGACGGTTAAGCTGACTAAACCATTTTTAAACCATTCTACACCGGGAGCAGGATCCTGCCCCACCACAATATCTTTCGGCTGGGAAGAGTTTTGATCCTCCTGGACAGAGATGTTTTCTTTTTTGAAACCCATACTTTCTAAAGTATTAAGGGCCGCTTCCCGAGTGGTGTTTCCGGTTTTAAAATTGGGGAATATCACCGGCTTAGAGCCTAAGCTCACCCAGACCTTGATGCCCCGTTCTTTTTTTACAACGGCACCCTCTTCAGGGTCAGTGCGCGTAATCTTCCCCTTCTCCACTTCATCATTGTATTCTTCCTGAGTGTTCGGGTCTAAGTATAAACCGTTTCGTTCAGCAAAATAAGCTGCATCCTGAATTGTTTTTCCCACCAACGGAGGAACTGTGGTGGTCCCTACATTAAACCATTGCGAGAAAACAGCCCAGCCTCCCCCCATGATCAGGACAAAGGCAAGCAAAGCTACCCATGGCCAGCGTTTACGAAATAGTGGGACCTTGGTTTTTTTCCGGCCTGCTTCTTTTTCCTCGGAAGCTAAAGCGGAGTTCACCCCCGCGCTTAAGGAGCGATGAACCCGGGTGCTTTCCAAGTCCTGGTCCTCATCGACTGTCTTGTCCACAGGCAAGCCGGCCTG
Coding sequences within it:
- the hslO gene encoding Hsp33 family molecular chaperone HslO, translated to MNNKYSDELWLGTLGNGEVRWVAVGMTNTVEEAANRHHTTPVATAALGRLMGASLLLASSMKAEEAITLRLLGDGPLGGVVAVGNPQGEVRGYVQEPQVELPLNSKGKLDVSGAVGAGEFVVSRSLANGESYTGMVPLVSGEIADDLVHYLLNSEQVRSAALLGVMVGKDSHVAGAAGMLFQLLPNASEESVQALEALLARIQGISQIAADSTTMEELVRELIGDLDYRVLEKRPVQYKCTCSKERVSETLISIGKEGFEELLEDKQAELVCHFCNEHYRFNEEDLRELYEQVK
- the rpe gene encoding ribulose-phosphate 3-epimerase, with the protein product MIKIAPSILSADFARLGDQVALVEKAGAEVLHIDVMDGHFVPNITIGPLVVKALRPHSKMRFDVHLMIENPERYIEEFAKAGADHITVHLEATPHIHRAIQQIKGLGLTAGVSINPATPLDGLKYILDELDMVLIMSVNPGFGGQKFIPAVLPKIEILHRHLDQMQSSCAIEVDGGINLDTAPAVVKAGANVLVAGAAVFAHPDPARAVQELREAAQGYKG
- the pknB gene encoding Stk1 family PASTA domain-containing Ser/Thr kinase; protein product: MSKILSNRYEIIEKIGSGGMAIVYKAKDLLLNRIVTIKILREQFTADEEFVRRFRREAQSAASLSHTNIVSIYDVGKDGETEYIVMEYIEGQNLKDIIRNYAPLSTEQTLDLGMQIAEAIRHAHEHHIIHRDIKPHNILVTEDGRIKVTDFGIARAVSAATMTHTGDIVGSVHYLSPEQARGVQTNEQSDVYSLGIILYELLTGKVPYDGETPISIALKHLQELAVPPSKLNARVSPALENLVMRAIAKSPDQRYATAKDLLQDLRKVQAGLPVDKTVDEDQDLESTRVHRSLSAGVNSALASEEKEAGRKKTKVPLFRKRWPWVALLAFVLIMGGGWAVFSQWFNVGTTTVPPLVGKTIQDAAYFAERNGLYLDPNTQEEYNDEVEKGKITRTDPEEGAVVKKERGIKVWVSLGSKPVIFPNFKTGNTTREAALNTLESMGFKKENISVQEDQNSSQPKDIVVGQDPAPGVEWFKNGLVSLTVSAGKVDKPTPLPSVIGQSSDHAQAILKQYELVVVLGDSVNSTEYPPDVVMDTVPRPGELVNKGDTVKIIISRGPGPIAFNPVVLGHVAKLDKFNP
- the rpmB gene encoding 50S ribosomal protein L28, with amino-acid sequence MANVCAICGKGVASGIQVSHSHIRTKRTWKPNLQRVHAIVNGTPTRISVCTRCLRSGKVQRAV
- a CDS encoding thiamine diphosphokinase — encoded protein: MRIAVVANGEWDQEWGKRELASYDRLIAADGGGNHIVQADYIPDALVGDLDSTEPETMEICRKKGTAILSYPAEKDETDLELALEYAAKLIEQEEKAGSQDQEIKEIFLLGAIGGRIDHLLGNLFLLRGFLKRGFRIRMKGPDQELWLLEGQGKLIGKKGQKVSVIPVTEKAVVRTEGLYYPLYQEILYQESPRGISNVFLGEDAIVEVSEGTALIVMLSPDNIR
- the rsgA gene encoding ribosome small subunit-dependent GTPase A, which produces MISGILLKGYSGFYYVFAEGRVWECSLRGRFRIRNQEFLPGDRVKILPGTGNKGTIEEVETRRNSLVRPTIANVDQAFLVFACVSPTPDLNLLDRLIVQVAASQIKPIIILNKIDLGSLEEKNTAGNTFPADGLDFYRELGYELVKVSTKTGEGLAELQEHINGKVNVLAGPSGVGKSSLVNALSPGLELKTGDVSRKLKRGRHTTRHVELMVCGEGLLADTPGFSSLYLPHMKREELTDYFREFQDAGECRFADCQHHKEPNCAVKAAMEAGEIQQSRYEHYCQFLEEVIAAERRY